AACTGAGGCTTTGGGTTTGGGGGGCCAGGCATGAAgcccctcctgcccaggaagtcaTCGTTTTTACCCTCAATCACCAGCTTCGTTGGTGGGGAAGTGAGCCCGGACTGGAAAGGGGTGaccgggaggggaggggggattaGGCCTGGGCCagccctggtggtgctagtggtaaagaacctgtcagccaacgcaggagacgtacgagacggggttccatccctgggtcggacgaggggcctggaggagggcatgataacccactccatattcttgcctggagaatcccatggagagaggagcctggtgggctacagtccctagagacacagagtcagacacgagtgaagtgactcagcacgcacatGCTGAGCCAGCAGCTCTGGCTTGGTAATCCCTGCTCAGGGTTGTGGGGGTGAGGGTCTTCTCTCATAGAGAAGCTGCCGGCCACCCCGGCCAGATGGGTTCCACCTGGTGGGGTGTCATCCCTCACAGCTCCCCTGGGGAGCGCCCTGAAAGCATGCTAAGGCCTGTGAGCAGCAGATGGACCAGCGATGCCAGGTGGGGATGTCAGTTCTCCAAGGACCAACGACGCTCCCACCTGCCCGGAGCTTCACATGCCAGACACATGGGCGCATGTGACTCACATTCGCGGGCTGCACTTGATGGCTGACCTTGCAGCTCACAGTCTCCACAGCGGCTGGGCGGCCTTGGCCTGTGGGCCTGAACCCACCTCTACCGGGCCTGACGCGGGAGCCAGCTCAGCCCCATCCTGCTCAGGCTAACGCCCCCACCCTGTGCCCCTCCTAACCCCTTGACCTACTTCTCTCCCAAGCCAACCACCTCCGTCCCCAGCGAAGCTCTGGTCAAACCCCTTGTGGTGGACAAGGTTGGAGGGGCCAAGAGAGAGTGACCTCGTGACACAGGCAGGAGCAACTTAGATGGGTCAAGGCCTGGCCACCTCCAGTAGAAGACCAGGCTCCAGAGGATGGGCGGTTGGCTTGGAGGCTCTGGAAGGTGCTTGCCCAGCTCCTGCTGCCTGTGTGCTGAGCTTCTGGGCTCTGCTTGGGTCAGGGGAGGCCTGAGGCAGCCAAGGGTAGGACGGGCCCTGTGGGAGGAACCAGGGGGCAGCTGTGTGTTCCGGAACCATCCCTCCACAGCCCCAAACACACAACGGGAAAAAGATGAACACAGGCCCTAATGATGGTATTGCCTCGTGAGCCCCAAACGTGCACGCTTAGTGATAGCAAAGCGCGTGCCCTGACATCCCACTATGTCCTAAGAGGTCAGGCGGGGGCAGGGGGTCAGTTCCAGCTCACCACTCTGAGGGCTGCAGCTCCATGCCCCTTGGCCCTGGCCCCTGCCGGGGGTGGGCATCAGCGGTGAGCCCAGTGCCGTGTGAGGCGGAGGAGACACTGTGGGCTCAGTCCCTCTTAAGGGTTGGGGGCGGGGATAGGGGGCTCAGAGTCTGGGGGAGGCCGATGTGTCAAGCAGTCTCCACCACATCAGGCTCTGTGAAGTCCCCCAAGGGGAACCGGGCACACAGCCTGTGACCCGTGTGCTGGTCCAGCGGGTCTGGAAGATGGTCTCTGACAGCCAGGCTGGTTCCCTCAGGACTCGGGAGGTCAGCCTCCCAGGTGAGGGGTCCCTGAGGGATCCCACGCACTGCCTTACTTGCTACTCTGTGCCTTGAGTATTGTGCAATCCACCTGCAAGAATCCAAGGGCCTCCTGCAGGGCAGAGGACCAGCACCAACGGGCCTCCGGACTGCCCACTCCAACCTCTAGGCAAAGCACACTTTGGTCCACAGCGGTCCAGCCTACACCAGACAGAAGGCCTGGGTCTGCTCTCAGTGGACAGCCTCCTCAGCATGGCCCGGCTGGAGAGGCACAGGCTGGGCTAGCAAGGCGGCAGAGATGCACGAGGCTCCCCACTCCTGAGCCGGACGCAAGGACAGAACGACGACTGCACAGGGCAGCTGAGACAGACGCCACAGCAGAGAGCCAACGGGCAGAGCGTCAGCCGTCACCCTCAAGGACAGGCCTGCCGGCCAGTAGGGCCCACAGGCAGATGGCCCTCAAATGGCTGGGACTGCCAGGCAAGGGGGCAGGGACCACCCAGTGTAGGTGTGGGGAGCCAGACTGCATGGCTGCAGGAGAGCATGGTGAGAGGTGTGCAGGAGTGTGGCCAAGGCTCCACTCCTTTACCCGGGAGGCTGTGCCCTCTCGTCTCCAAACACCAGACAGTGGACAATCCAATAACCACGTCTGGGGGCTCCAGTAGCCGTGAGCAGGCTGTGCTGGCAGAAGACGAACACGAtgcccagcagcagagtctgggGGTGGGAGTCTGGGTGAAGTGGGCATAGGAAGCCACCAGGACTGCCCGGGTCCAGGGCGAGCAAGCCCAGTGAAGTATAATCTGGGCTTCCACCTAGCCTCCTGGGTGCAGAGCGGCAGCCAAGGTGCTCAGTGAGGACCGAGGGCATGAGGCTTGGTTAGGAGCTGAAGGGTCGTGGTGTCGCTGGGCAGGAAGCCCGAACTCCTCGGCCTCCATTTTCTCACCTGCTGAGTGGGGCCACCAGCAGCACGCACTGCCACCCAGGTCCCAGGCAGTCCAGTCAAGAGGACTCCATGGGCAGGAAGCCAGGCTGGCCCTGCCCGAGGCTCTGGGGACCACAGCACTTCAGAGAAGAAGGCTGCTGCCCCTGCTCCCTGGCCAGTCCTCCGTCCCTGTCCCTCTCTGCTGAGCCTGCAAACACCCACCCGGCCAAGTTCACTTCCAAAAACAACTCTCCTCACATGCCCTTTCCAGGGTCATTTAAAACCCGCACTATGGCCAAAGCCATTCCTCACTGTCactgacctcctccaggagggagAGGGGCTCAGTCTGGGGGCTCGTCTTGCTTCTGAATCGTGACCGTGGCCAATTTATGACCCCAGACAAAAGCCAGCACTCAAGGAGAATCCCAGAGTGTCCCGGGAAAGGGCTGTCTTCTCGGCCGATGGGTCCCAGGGCCACATCACGACTCAGGTGTATCACTGGTACCCCCGTGGCTCCCCTCAGAGCAGCTCACAGGACACTGCACGCAGGTCTCAGGCTCTTGCCTCCGGGAAAGGGAAGGCTGTGGCTGGCAGCCCAGGAGGGGAAGAAATaggctccccacccccccacccccggcaccTCCCCCCTCCACCCTCAGAACAGCTGTAGCGCAAGAGGGAGGCACAGTGGGCATATCCAGCTCAAATCCAGCCACACAATACGGGTGGGGGCCACAAAGCCTGGTGGCAGTGCCTGGCCCAGGCTGTGATCTCTGGGCTGACACTTCTTCATTCCATTTCCTGGGAAGCTAACTGGGCTCTGGACACACCTCTGCTGTGAACATTGCTCTGGGAATCTGAGCAAGTGGCAGGCACCTCTGCACCTCAGTACCTTCGTGTATAAAATGACTGATGTGAACCAGCTGATCCTGCGAGCCCCTCCAGCTtccaaaaactgggcagaagccTGGACACGTTGAGATGTGGGCTGTCAGGGGTCCCTCGAGGCCACCCCCTCCGCAGCCTGCCGTTCTGGCTCATCCTGCAGACACAGCTGAtgtccctcccaccccttcctcccccGGGGAAGACTGTGACTCAGTCGCTCTCACGTCTTTTCCCCTTGGGTAAGAAGCGGTACATGGTGGTGGCTAAGGAAGAACAGACAAGCCCTCCAGGTTCAAGTCTCAGCTCCCCCGCCTGCTGCTGACTAGCCGTGGGCAAGTTCCTTCGCTTCTCCCACCTAAGAGCTGTGCTTCCAACATCTGCTGCTGAAGCTACAAACCCACCCACCTAGAATGTTCTCACAACCCCACCTTTTTTCCTGTCCCCTGCGAAGGTGGATCAAGTGGGGAGACAGTGGAGATGCCCCTGAGGTCCTCCTGAAGTAAGAGGGCCAGTAAGCTTTTATCCCTGACCACGGAAGCCCATGATAGGCCAGCTCTGCATAGGGGTCAGCAAGGTCTGTGAAcctgggccagggcagggggccgCCAATGAACCCACCCAGCAGGAGCCCAGCGCAGTATTTAAACACCCCTAAAGTATGTCATGTCAGGCTTTCCTGCTCTTGGAGCCTCCAGAGTCCAAAGGTTAGGGACGCAGGCTCCACGGTCGGGATGCTTCAGTTCACATCCTGACTCGTCTAATTGATAACAATTTTTGCAGCTCTTTTGTCCCTCCGCTTCTCTAGACATAGCGCGGTTGTGACTGAAATGGGCTTATGTGAGATTACAACAACGCCTGAGGCACCCTATGCCGCCTCAGGAATCACCGGCTAGTACTCAACCTACCCCAACGTGCTCCTGAGGACCAGGGATCAGGGCTCCTGGCGGAAGAGAGCGCGGCCCGACCCCCGCTCGACTCTGCCGCAGGGGTGGGGGGCCCTGCAGATCCTGCGGTTCGGTCTGCACGGGTCTCCGCGGGGGAGGAAGTTCGTACCCCCGACGCGCCCCACATTCCTGGGCTCCCCCAACCCGCTTCTCCGCCGCTTCCCGACAGAGGAGCCCCAGCCCGGTTTTCTTTCCGGGGGCGGGGCGTGCACGGCGGGTCTCGGCGCGGGGGCTAGCGGGCCGGGCCCCACCGCCACGCCGCGGCCTCGAGGCTGACGGACAAGAAGATGCCGGGCGGCCAGGGGGCAGGCGCGGGTGGGGGCAGCCGCGGGCGGAGGGCGGGGGCGCGATACTCGCCGGCTGCGTGGGCCGCGCGCACTCACCTCCGCGCGATCCGGTAGAGCAGCACGCCGGCGGCGGCGCACGCCGTAACCCCCAGGCCGCCGGCCAGGCCGGCCGTGGGGCAGCGGGCCAGCAGCGCGCTCACTCCCTCCATGGTTCCCGGCGCGAGCGGTGGGCGGTGgcaggcggcggcggcagcagggCCGAGGGCCTCTGGTAGGACTCGGAGCGGCGGCGCGCGCCTCCTCCCGCCGTGACCTTCGTCGCTTTGTAGCCGGCGCGGGCCCGCCCCCTGACTCGGCGCGCTCCCGGCGCGCAGCCAATCGGAGCGCGGGGCGAGCCCGGTGGGCGGGGCGCCGGCGGAAGTCGCGGTATTGGCCCCAGTGCGCCCTCCCGTGGCCGGAGGTGGGAGGTGACGCGGAGCCCGGCCCAGCCCTCTTCTGCTCCCGCCTCTCTCACTGGCGCCTTCCACAAAAGTCCGCCAACTTCAGCATCTCAAACTAGTGTCTTCCCCTGCTTGTCCTCTTTTCCCAATGCCTTGCCAAACCCGGCCCGTGCGCGCGATGCTGTTTTGCGGCAACTTGGAACTTCTTAAGCTGCTTCCACTGAAGCCACTCCAATGGTCAAAAAATTAGTTTGTAGAAACATGACCCCTGCTCCTTGGATCATGGGACAGGCAACGCTTCGGAACGTAATCCAACTATTAGAATGTCAGAGCTATAGGTATTGTCTTAGAGGGatgaaacacttaaaaaaaaagcaacatgcACATTAACTTTAATAATTTATGTTTGAATAAACTATcatgtgttgttgttcagctgctcagtcatgtctgcccctgcgaccccctggactgcagcacaccaggcttccctgtccatcaccatctcctggagtttgctcaaaatcatgtccatcgagttggtggtgccacaCAATCATcttatcctgtcgtccccttctccttctgccttcaatctttcccagcatcagggtcttttccaatgagtcagttctttgcatcaggtggccaaagtattggagcttcagcttcagcatcagtccttccaatgaatattcaggactgatttcctttaggatcgactggtttgatctccttgcagtccaagggactctcaagagtcttcaccaacaccacagttcaaaagcatcagttcttcagtgctcagccttcttgatggtccaaccctcacatccatacctgactactggaaaaaccatagctttgactatatagacctttgttggcaaagtaatgtttctgctttttaatatgctgtctaggtttgtcatagcttttcttccaaggagcaagcatcttttaatttcatggctacagtctccatttgcagtgattttggagcccaagaaaatagtctctcacggtttccattctttccccatctatttgccatgaagtgatgccatgatcttagttttttgaatgttttgagttttaagccagcttttcccctctcctcttttgccttcaagaggttcttcagttccttttcagtttctgccataagggtggtgtcatctgcgtatctgagattattgatatttctcccggcaatcttgattccagcttgtgcttcatcctgcccagcatttcaaATGAAGTACTCTGTAtacaggttaaataagcagggtgacagtgtacagccttgacatactcctttcccaatttggaaccaggccattgctccatgtctggttctatatGTTTATAGAAACAGATGATTGTTAATACTGAACTGCAGTTACCTGGGAAGGGCGTGGTAAAGACGATTCACTTCATGCAAGTGTTTTAGTATTGGTTTGCGCTAAATTACTTCTATAactaaaaaaaaggaatgcttgtATTTAATGATGCAATATCTCAGTATCACCACAACTATTTATGTTTTGAGGTTAACATTAGAGTCCTTACTGTCCTGGGCTGTACTGGGTGATTTAGCAGCAGTTACCCTTGACTCCTGTTGCAGGTCAATCTGTCCCACATCCTAGATCTGAGCCTTCACCaggagttgcaaagaggcagGGCAGTGAGGAGTCTGGTGGATGCTCCACTGTCTTGAAAGTCTTTCCCACATTTTTGCTTTCACCATAAATCAGTATCAGTGAAACTTCCCTTCAAAATGTGAGATGCTGCATTTAAGCACCATTCTCTTTCCAAGGAAGACTGCTGGCATGACATTCCCCTCAAAGGAAGGGCTATGTGATGTATGTGGACAGAAAATGCACCCCATTGCTCTGCACTGGGCATGACTAGTACAAGCTCATCTTGAACATCATAATCTTTAAGTGAATGGAATGGAACTATCTGCTGGACCTTGGCCTCAGAGCCAGATCATCGCCCAGGCTCTGCGGCCCCTTCCACCTGACATGCATCTACTCAACAGGCAGCACAAACCACGAGTGGTCGGTTTACTACTTACCTTGGCAAGCCTCAGTGCCTCTCACATCTGTAAGGTGTCAACAGAACTACACGCCTCACAAGGTTgtcagaattaaattagaaattaagtAGCACCTACTGCTTGGCACAAAAACAGGTAAATGATGGGTAAGCCACGGGACTACTGAAAAATGGTGAAATCTCCATGATTAAGCTTGTGGAGAAGAAAGCAATCAATCATGGGATTTCTCCATTAGCAGCTCAGTGATATTTCCCACTTTAAAATCCAATAACCCCTTTATAGAGAAAGCATTgcttttttcctgcttcttctctCCCTGCTTGTACTCCTGGTATTcaacatttctttcatttcaatgCCCTGGTGCAGAAACAAGCAGAGAACTAAAGGATGTCAGCTCAACATCAAATTTACCACTTCAAGAATGTGTAAGAATTACCTCCAAAAATTCTCATACCCATCTAGTGGATATTAAGCaaacttttttctaaaaaaaactaattttggctgtgctagctctttgttgctgcacgggctttgtCTAATTAGGGTGAGTGGGTGGTGCTCTCTGGTTGAGGTGTTcgggcttctcttcttgcagaacaggggctccagagcgcaggctcagtaggtgtggcacCCAGACTTAGTTGACctaaggcatgtggaatcctcccggattagggatcaaaccctatctcctgcattggcaggtagattcttaatcactggaccaccagggaagtctgaaaccTAACTTTTAACCTATTAAACTCTTGAGGAAAAactcactttcatgcatgcaAAGGGTTTCATTCAAGCTggtttggtcatgtccaactcttctgcaactttgcagactgtagcctgccaggttcctctgtctgtgggattctccaggcaagaatattggagtgggctgccatttcctcctccagggggtcttcccgacccaaggatcgaacctgcgtctcctgcattgtaggtgggttatttactactgagccaccagggaagccccctcagaTTTTTCCTATGAATATTAAAATAGGAAGATGTTGCTCAGTTAAAATGAGCTTCTGGAATAGAAATCTCTTTGCTGTCAAGCACTACAGAGCTTGACTAAAGtcatttattttgatttccatttagTGTTGACAGTTGGAGCAAATTATACTAGAGGGCTCAGAAACACCAACTAACCTACTTTATGACCAAAAGTGAACAAAAGTTaactcaactgtatttcaatttgaAAATATCCTCCTCTCATCCCTACCAGAACATCTGCCTGAAACTGAAATTACAAGGTATCCATGATTAGAATCAATTATCTTTCTAAATATTCAGGCTGAAAAATAACCTTAATGTATAATAGATACAGACTGCAGTGAACGGGCTAATGGGAAGATTGTACATAGATCTTACCTGCCTTCTATCTTACCTTTTGTTGTTTATTAAAGTTCCTTTATAAATGGGGGTGGAGCGGGGAGTGGTTTAAAACTCTGGTAATTTCTCATTTCCAGGACTTTTAACCTTGTACTAGGGTATTTCAGTATTACCTGTGCCTCCTACCAGGATAAAAGGGGACTCTCTTGGAGGAGCAGGCAGTCAATCCTGCACCCTGCCCCTCTTCTCCAGTGGTGGAGCCCCCACAACAGGGCTGAAGACCCCAGAGGGCAGGTCTGCCGCTTGCTAGCCATGTTCCACACTCACAGCCAACTCGGGAGGTGCCGAAGGCTCTCACAGGGTCCCTGGGCTTGACTAGGCTGAACCTGGGGAAATACACCCAGGGGCAAGGAAGTTGGTAAACTGTTCTTTAAAACTCTTGCctttggcacttccctggtggtccactggttaagactccgagcttccaatgcaaggggaaTGGGTTTgttctctggtcagggaactaagatcccacatgttgtgcggtgtggccaaaataatatAAACTCTTGCCTTTGGTTCAAACGGgatagtcgtgtccgactctgtgtgatcctatggactgaagccctccatgctcctctgtccatgggattctcccagtcaagaatactggagtgggttgccatttcctcctccaggggatcttcccgacacagggatcagacctgagtcttctgtgtctcctgcactggcaggtggattctttaccactaagctacctgggaaaaggtttatagtttaaaatatttagtgtcaggaagttgtatttatttttttttaacttggcagCTGGAGAGCTCAGATGATCTAGAAATGAAGGGAGACCAGCTGGGAGGTCTGTCCTGGTCTGCCCGATGCCATCAAGCTGTGACACTTATCTTTCCATCAGAGCAGGATATAACATATTAGAAAACAACTGTTCTTTTAGTTTATCTCTGCGTTTCTAAGCTTATGCTTAACTGAAGTCGTTAGCTACAGTTTACCATACGGTGGACAAAAAAGAGGACACAAACCAAATTTATACTTAAATTAAATACCATGATTTAATTTACTGGCTGCTTAATCCTGTATTCtcttaagttaaaaaaacaaacaaacacaaacaccaACCAAAAGTAGTTATAATTAACTGTTAACGTTAATGAATTTACACCTTCCAGAAAGCATGAATCCAAAAGGAAATGTCCAACAGATGATGTGAGCCAAGTATTCTATGGCTTTCCTGTTTCGGTCTCAAACATTCTACatgtcaatggaaaaaaaaaattctttagggTTTCTCAGTTTTATTCTTCTAGAGCACAGTTTTCTGGCCTGTTACTGAGCACGGTCTTCTAACAGATACACAATTAACTCGTAGGTAGACAACACAATGGCAGTGTTTGGTATCTGCCGGATGAGCTGGGCAAAGAGTCCTCTATAAAAGGCCAGGTAGCCTTCTTCCCGGAAGACCAGCCGAGCAGTCTGGACGAAAGACTTGTACTTGCTGCCCTCCTCCCGGAGCCGCGTCCTGATGACTTCTGCAGGAAGAGACATGCATTTCAGGCTATGGGTGAACTGAACTTCCGAAGGTGCATGGAGAGAATGCAAAGCACACAGCTTTACACACATTAATGTGCAACTGTGGCTCTTTGCCACCTCAGCTCCGTTAAGATGGGGCAGCCACACAGACCATGAAGAGTtctttttagaacattttctaactctAGGAATTGGTCAATTGTCCCAAGACTTATTATGTATACTTCTAAGGGGTAAGAGTGCCAAATGACTTCTAAaggattagaaaaataataagtttCATTTGAATGAGACAATTTTAAGACAGTTTATCATTTTCTACTCTTAAGTAAATGCTGTCACTTCCCTAGAGGcctaatttatattaaatatagtgAGTGGTATCTCCAACAAGGCTTTCTTCCCATGTACTCCTCAACTTTCCCATCCTACTAGGATCCCTCTCCTCTCCATCCAGCTTAAAAAACCACCTCCTCCTTTCTCAGAGTCTTGCCCACCTGGCCCGGCCTCACCCTGGCCCCTGCGGCATGACACCTGGCACTGCCCGTCAAGTGGACGTCAGGGCATGTGACGTGACACGTGGCAGAGCCCCTCCCTGAGAGCCCGTGGGGCTGCGCAGTGCCCTGGCACATGACGAGGCCTCAATGGCCTGTTGCAAGTTGGCCGTGTGCAATGCCACAGCTGACCGTGCAGCAGGCGTTGGAAAACAAAACCTGTTTTTCATGGCACAATAAactgagctattttttttttttaaagtagttcaGCAGAACATGAGGTCTATTATGAATTCCTTACAAAATAAACTTACCCAACAAAGTAGCTTTCCTCAGCACTCCATTCAAGGTGGAAgctgagataattttttttttttttaaaagcttggctcccgtatcattttttttttaattgaggaattttaaataaaatccagatttttttgtttctttgaaaacatCAGATGTTCCACAACACAGGGCTCACATTCTGCCGAGTGCTGGCCACAATCAGATGGAGCCAAGGAAAGCAGAGCTCCCACCACCCGCGTGACCTGCATGCACGAGATGAAGCCGGCTGTACTGGGACTCAGCTACCTTGCACCACCCACAGGTACCTGTATCTCCATTTGAACCCCAGAGACCTGGAAGTACTGACACACACCAATGGCCACTGCACCGCGCCGGAAGGCCAGGCAGGACCTACCGTGGGGGTACGCGACACAGGAGGCACATCCCTTAGAAAGAGCAGCAGCTGCCATAAGTCCAAAAAAATTTGTGGAATTTTTCTCAGTCCCATTTGTAGAAGAGGCTAACGGAGCTTCTTTCAGATACTTCTTTAAACTTTCATAAATAGCAAAACAGATGATGGTTTCCGAAATCCCAGCATACGAGGCAGTTAATCCCCTGTAGAAGCCGCGGATGCCTTCCGTCTGGTAAACATAGCGGGCACACTGGAGCGTGTTCATCTGCTTGGAGCCTCGCACTCTGCACAAAGGGGACCAATAACAGGTCGTTACGACACATGCTGAGGAGCCTGCCTGCTGCCCCCGAGTCACAAGGATGATAAAGAGAAAGTACATGGGGAGGCACCATAGTCCTCCTTGGTCTGGGGTTGGCTGAGTCCTGTCCACTGTGAGGCCAGGCCCATCAGCTACTTGGGGCCACAGGCGTATAGGATGGCATACGCACCTGTCCCAACTCGCAGACAAGTGCTCAGAGTCTTCGATCTACCTTTGGGAAGAGCTAGATGGAGGGTgtttaccaaagaggaaaatatGACTGTAATAGAATCAAAACCATCCATGTGTCTACACATCTGGATGGATGGTACAAAGACTAGACTGAAAGAGTCGTGAAGGCAGTAAGACATGGGGAAGCGCTTACAGTGGAGAGCAAGACAAAATTCCATGAAAAGTACAATTATAACACAAACACGCTTTAAGGAAACACTGAAGGAAAACCCGCCGAGAATCTCACAGGGTGGTGAGTTTAAGTGCTCTCTGTTACCAATGTAGTCTCCAAATGCTGTTATTTTGACTCTTTCTTTTTCGAGTTTACTTATCTGGCcgcgccaggtcttagttgtggcgtgcaggatctttggttgtggcatgtgggatctcagttctggACCACAGATTGAAACCAGAGCCCCTGCATCAGGatcttggagtcttagccactggaccaccagggaagtccctcccacaTCTGTAAGATTATAAACATGGGAGAAACTATACAATAACTAAAAGGCCTTCAGCTTGGATGCTCCTGCCCCACGACAGGAAGTTTTCATAAACTGCCTGGATACACACAGAACCTCAGGACTGGATAGCGTTCACACTGGGCACACGTCAGAGACACTCCTGTGGGGGAGCAGATCAATGTACTGGGTTCCCCCACTCCGGCTCCCTACCTGGAATGACCTTTGTAACGCAAATGCAAGCACCCCACTCCCGTGTTTACTGTCCTCTCATATGGGGTGTCTCAGTCTTGGCACTACTGAGATTTCTGGGGCTGGACAGTTCTCTGTTGGGGGTGGTGCTATGTGTTGTAGAGTTCTAGCAGTCTCCCtggtctctacccactagataCCACCTAAGCTGTGAGAAACAAATATCCAGACGCTGCCAAACATCCCCTGGGATAGGGCCCTGGAATCCCTGCTCTAATAGCTCTACACTGCCTCCAAATACAGCCGAGTCCAAGCTCCCGTTCCTCCCCAGGGCTTTTAAGGATGCGGCTTCTCCAGCCTTATCTCCCTGtacctcttcccttccccagcACATTCACGACACACCCCTTCTGTCTGCTGCTCAGAATGAACAAAGCTTTCC
The Ovis canadensis isolate MfBH-ARS-UI-01 breed Bighorn chromosome 12, ARS-UI_OviCan_v2, whole genome shotgun sequence genome window above contains:
- the SLC25A33 gene encoding solute carrier family 25 member 33, translating into MATGTQQKENTLLHLFAGGCGGTVGAIFTCPLEVIKTRLQSSRLALRTVYYPQVHLGTISGAGVVRQTSVTPGLLQVLKSILEKEGPKSLFRGLGPNLVGVAPSRAVYFACYSKAKEQFNGVFVPNSNIVHIFSAGSAAFVTNSLMNPIWMVKTRMQLERKVRGSKQMNTLQCARYVYQTEGIRGFYRGLTASYAGISETIICFAIYESLKKYLKEAPLASSTNGTEKNSTNFFGLMAAAALSKGCASCVAYPHEVIRTRLREEGSKYKSFVQTARLVFREEGYLAFYRGLFAQLIRQIPNTAIVLSTYELIVYLLEDRAQ